The stretch of DNA GATTTTATCGGTTATTTTGTGGCTATAGAATTGTTTTAATGCATATTTACCTTATGGTAATAAGCTTAAAAAGCCCTCTTGCTTCGGCGAGGATTGTGCTTTCACCTTCATATGTGATTCTTGCTTCTGCTTTTGCCCAACTTCCTGATTTCTCAAGTAATTTTCCATAAACAATTATATATTTTCCTGATTCAACCTTTTTTCTGAATTTTACCTCTATGGAAGCAGTGACTCCCCAATTTGTTCCATCGGAGACAGAATAAGCCATAACTTCATCCATCAAAGTTACAAGAATCCCTCCATGGATGATGCCATCGTACCCTTCGTAATTGGCATCGAGTTTTATTTTTATGAATCTTTCAGGCCCTGTTCCTTCAACCTTTGCCTTTAGACCAATGGGATTTTTTTCACCGCAGACGAAACAATGATCGCTTCTTTCTAATAAATCACTCATAAAATTTCCAGTTTTTGAAGGAAAACCTTAATATTTTCTCCTCATCTTCTATGGCAAATGCTTTAGGAATACCATTCTGAATCACCAATTTTGCCACGAGAAATAGAG from bacterium encodes:
- a CDS encoding PaaI family thioesterase gives rise to the protein MSDLLERSDHCFVCGEKNPIGLKAKVEGTGPERFIKIKLDANYEGYDGIIHGGILVTLMDEVMAYSVSDGTNWGVTASIEVKFRKKVESGKYIIVYGKLLEKSGSWAKAEARITYEGESTILAEARGLFKLITIR